In the genome of Tissierellales bacterium, the window ATTGAAAGAGAGATTGATCGAAAGAAAAATGAATTAAAGGCTTACACAAAAGAAAATAAAATACCTAATAAAATTGATGTAACAATCACTAGAGAAACAAAAGATGTAAAAGTTCCAAGTGGCGAAAAATTTTTAGGACATGAATTTACTAAGACAGTAAAAAAGAAAACTGGCAATTTAATTATTTCAGAAGAAGATTTTTCAAAACTAGAACAAGCTTTAAAAACTGGTAGAGAAAAAGAAGAACAATTAAATAAGATTTTAGATAGTGATGTTTATAAAGAAAATAAAGAACTTAAAACTACAGTTAAAGATTTAAAGACTAAAACTAATGAAGTTATAGATGACTATAACTTACTTGTGAAAGATTATAACTCTCTAATTGATGAGAATAAGAGTTTAAGAGCCACAGTAGCCAATTTAAGAGAAGAAATAAGATTAATATACAATTCTACTAAAGAATTTTTAAAAGAGCGTACAAGCGATTTACAAGCCTTTAAATCTCTATTTAAAGATCTGGTTAATACTATAAGTGGTAATGTAGGAAAAGCTAACCTAGAAAACAACTTCCAGAAGGAATACAAGAAGGAAACAAGGAAACAGTCCAGGGGAATGAGTAGGTGATTATTTTAATGATAGACATAGGAAGGAAATTACAATTATTAGGCGAAATAATGCAAAATTTAGGCTATAAAATAATGCCAGTTTCTTTTATTGGATATTTTATATTAAGAGTATTAGATTTTAAATGGAAAAAGCATATATCAAAATTGGTTAAATCCATTTGGTATTTAGCAGTTGGAATAGGGACTCTAGATGGGGATATTAGGGTAGAAAGGTTAGTAGTTATGATGATATTTTTTGATGCATTTGATTCGTTTATGGATTATAAAAGTGAAAAAAATAAATATAAGATATAATTAAAGTGTTCAAATAACTTCATTGATAATCTAAGTCCCCTAATGGACAAGCAGTTAGACCTAGAATTATTTATAAATATAAGATATAATTAAAGTGTTCAAATAACTTCATTGATAATCTAAGTCCCCTAATGGACAAGCAGTTTTAGGAGAGTGATTATGTGTCTAATAATATTATTGATGTTAAGAAGAATTATAGAGAAGTAGAAGATCTGCTGTTTTTTCATTATAAGGAGATAGAAGGAGAAGAATTTTATAGATATATATTTCCTAATAACCAGGCTCAAGGAGAGTTATCAGGAGATTATTCTAAGCCTAATGCAGTGTATTTATATAAAGATTCTAAAGATGAAGGGACTGATAGACAGTTAAGAAGAAGGATAATGCTTAA includes:
- the mobV gene encoding MobV family relaxase, translating into MSMIVARMQKMKAENLIGIGNHNQRKTKNHSNPDIDTSLSELNYDLVNRTDNYKKDIEKFINENKSTTRAVRKDAVLINEWIITSDRKFFENLSDEDTKEFFISAKEYFAENFGEENIRYATVHLDESTPHLHMGIVPFDEDKKLSAKRVFNREALRNVQEDLPKFLQEKGFDIKRGLEGSDRKNLTVPEFKELKEKEKEIEREIDRKKNELKAYTKENKIPNKIDVTITRETKDVKVPSGEKFLGHEFTKTVKKKTGNLIISEEDFSKLEQALKTGREKEEQLNKILDSDVYKENKELKTTVKDLKTKTNEVIDDYNLLVKDYNSLIDENKSLRATVANLREEIRLIYNSTKEFLKERTSDLQAFKSLFKDLVNTISGNVGKANLENNFQKEYKKETRKQSRGMSR